From one Leucoraja erinacea ecotype New England unplaced genomic scaffold, Leri_hhj_1 Leri_1301S, whole genome shotgun sequence genomic stretch:
- the LOC129715654 gene encoding zinc finger protein 664-like, whose amino-acid sequence MAGHNKKKRYECDVCGMACPCPSKLETHQRMHTGERPFDCSECEKSFKTANVLAGHRRVHTGEKPYDCSTCGKSFTGLSGLCQHRQVHSSERPFTCSDCGKGFKSSKDLKEHRRLHTGERPYTCSECGKGFTHSSNLLVHQRTHTGERPYTCVHCGKGFAHSGHMLEHQRTHTGERPPTPAP is encoded by the coding sequence ATGGCGGGGCACAACAAgaagaagcgttatgagtgtgacGTGTGTGGCATGGCCTGCCCGTGCCCGAGCAAGCTGGAGACCCACCAGCggatgcacacgggagaacgccccttcgactgctcaGAGTGTGAAAAGAGTTTCAAGACGGCCAATGTCCTGGCGGGCCACCGGCGGgttcacacgggcgagaagccctatgactgctccacctgcggcaagagctttaccGGGTTGTCGGGGCTGTGCCAGCACCGgcaggtgcacagcagtgagcggcccttcacctgctccgactgcggcaaaggcttcaagtcgtccaagGACCTGAAGGagcacaggcgcctgcacaccggggagcggccctacacctgcagcgagtgcggcaagggcttcacccactccagcaacctgctggtgcaccagcgcacccacaccggcgagcgcccctacacctgtgtccactgcggcaagggctttgcCCACTCCGGCCACATGCTGgaacaccagcgcacccacaccggcgagcgtccccctacacctgcgccctgA